gttgggggtgggggtgaggatggtGGTTGAAGTGGAAGCTGTTAGGGTTTAAGAAAAACTAAATGAATGAGTGGATGTCTGAAACAGAGCACTATGCACGAGACAGCCATGGAGTGGTCTGGGACTCTCTCCTGCCAACAgctgacacacacccacatgccctTAGCTGCAaactctgacactccactgcgCTTTACCACATCGAAGAACGGCTAGTCAATTGGCCACTTGCCCGCCGAAACAGCAATCAATGTCCCACTCCCCCATGATAAACTATTGGCATTTCACTTGGCTTCTGGAGTTAACCAGTAGAAGTGATGTGACAGGATACTCAGGGACTGTAAATCCTGTCTGACAGGGAAGTGGCTCTGTGATATACAATTACTTCATAAGGGCTGGGAAAGGTGCTGAAGCGATGGGGCcagagtgaaacattgaaacagtaaAGCAACTCACTGGGCAGGTAAAAATGCACAAGCAGCAATCGGCAGTTTAATCCAGCGTGTTCGGCATTTTCTCCCCGGCGTGCTTTGCTTGATGCTGCAACAAGTATCTGAAACTTTTAAACCTCTTTTTACACACGGCACATTTAAACGctttctccccggtgtgaatttGCTGATGCTGTGTCAAGTTACTGGATGTGTAAAACCTCTTTTCACACACTGAACATTCAaaaggcttctccccagtgtgaattttcAAATGTTTGTTCAAGTTGCTCGATGTGTGAAATCTCTTCCTGCAGACGGTGCACTCGAACCGCTTCTCTCCGGTGTGAATCCGTTGGTGCTCAATTAAGTAACCGGATCGGTAAAATCGCTTCCGGCACACCACACACTCAAATGGTTTCTCTCCCGTGTGAATTTTCTGATGCTGTGTCAAGAGGCTGGACGTATAAAATCGTTTTGTGCACACAGCGCATTCGAATGGTTTCTCCACGGCGTGAATTTGCTGATGCTGGATCAAGTTACTGGAGGTATGAAATCTCTTCTCGCACACGGCACATTGGAAAGGTTTCTCTCCTGTGTGGATTCGCTGGTGTTTGCTCAGGTCGCAGGATCGGTAAAATTTCTTTGCGCAGACAGTGCATTCAAAGggtttctctccagtgtgaatttTCTGATGCTGGATCAAGTTACTAGATGTATGAAACCGCTTCGTACACACAGTACATTCAAACGGCTTCTCTCCTGTGTGAAATCGCTGGTGTTTGGTCACCTCGCTGGATGTGTAAAATCGCATCTCACACACAGTGCATTCAAACGGCTTGTCCCCAGTGTGAACACGTAGGTGTGTGTCAAGCAGGCTGGGCCAGCGGAAACCCTTCCCACACACTCTGCACTGAAGGGCATCCACCCCTCTATCCCCAGGTGCCAGGTGACTGGGTTCACCTGGTTTAGATGATTCACCCCGGTCAGTCCTGAACGTTCTGCTTTCATTCTTAACGTCCATGTTGATTCTTCGTTCCAAAGTGCATGAGCACAGAAGGTCTATCAAAGAACAACAACAGAAGCAGTCAACTCACTGGTAGTTAATCAATGCCAATCGAAGGAGAAAAGTTCCAACAGGGAACACAGCGGCACAGATCAGAGGAGGCACAATGCTGCTAACCTTGCAAAACTTATAGTTAGAGACATTTCCATATTATACTATCTGTTTCTCTTTTGTAAGTAGAAATAGACTTGCACAGTACAGAAACCACTCAGAATACAGTGATGTACCGTCCCTACACTATAAAGATCGTGCGGATCACTGTCCTTAACAGTACAGATCCTGCAGATCACTGTTCTTAACAGTACAGATCCTGCGGATCACTGTCCTTAACAGTACAGATCCTGCGGATCACTGTCCTTAACAGTACAGATCCTGCGGATCACTGTCCCTAACAGTGCAGATCCCGCAGATTACTGTCTCTATGGTACAGGTCCCACTGATTACTGTCTCTGTACGGTACAGATCCTGCCAATTACTGTCTCTGTACGGTACAGATCCTGCCAATTACTGTCTCTGTACGGTACAGATCCTGCCAATTACTGTCTCTGTACCGTACAGATCCTGCTGATTATTGTCTCTGTACCGTACAGATCCTGCCGATTACTGTCTCTGTACGGTACAGATCCTGCCAATTACTGTCTCTGTATGGTACAGATCCTGCCAATTACTGTCTCTGTACGGTACAGATCCTGCCAATTACTGTCTCTGTACCGTACAGATCCTGCCAATTACTGTCTCTGTACGGTACAGATCCTGCCAATTACTGTCTCTATACGGTACAGATCCTGCCAATTACTGTCTCTGTACGGTACAGATCCTGCCAATTACTGTCTCTGTACCGTAGAGATTCTGCCAATTACTGTCTCTGTACGGTACAGATCCTGCCAATTACTGTCTCTGTACGGTACAGATCCTGCCAATTACTGTCTCTGTACGCTACAGATCCTGCCAATTACTGTCTCTGTACGGTACAGATCCTGCCAATTACTGTCTCTGTACGGTACAGATCCTGCCAATTACTGTCTCTGTACGGTACAGATCCTGCCAATTACTGTCTCTGTACAGTACAGATCCTGCCAATTACTATCTCTGTATGGCACAGAAATTGTGAATTACTGTCCCCACTCTGTACAGATCCTGTGAATCACTGTCACTACACAGTACAGACCCTGTgaatcactgtccctacatggtACAGATCCTGTGAATCACTCTCCCCACCCTGTACAGATTCTGTGAATCACTGTCACTACACAGTACAGATCCTGTGAATCACTGTCCCCACCCTGTACAGATCCTGTGAATCACTGTCCCTACATAGTACAGATCCTGTGAATCACTGTCCCTACACGGTACAGATCCTGTGAATCACTGTCCCCACTCTGTACAGATCCTGTGAATTACTGTCTATTACGAAAGTAGAATAATttttataatattattgtgatttattgtacaTGTAGGCTAATAGTGGAGTTTGCATAGGTTccctgtgtgtgggatttaactgaattggagacagctggactGGAGGtttggaattatcaaaagaagttaggtacAGAGCGATATGAAATACGTtgacatggctgaagtcttagaatatGTGGTgcaaggagaatttgcatttttagataaatcagggcagtttgaatttgaaacagATAATAAGtttcatagactcatagatgtttacagagcagaaggaggccattcggcccttcgtatccatgctggtcaacaaagatctgactacactaatcccattttccagcacttggcccatagccataGAAGCTATGGTAACacaaatgaatatctaaatacttcttaagtgttttgagagttt
The nucleotide sequence above comes from Carcharodon carcharias isolate sCarCar2 chromosome 19, sCarCar2.pri, whole genome shotgun sequence. Encoded proteins:
- the LOC121291089 gene encoding zinc finger protein 345-like produces the protein MDVKNESRTFRTDRGESSKPGEPSHLAPGDRGVDALQCRVCGKGFRWPSLLDTHLRVHTGDKPFECTVCEMRFYTSSEVTKHQRFHTGEKPFECTVCTKRFHTSSNLIQHQKIHTGEKPFECTVCAKKFYRSCDLSKHQRIHTGEKPFQCAVCEKRFHTSSNLIQHQQIHAVEKPFECAVCTKRFYTSSLLTQHQKIHTGEKPFECVVCRKRFYRSGYLIEHQRIHTGEKRFECTVCRKRFHTSSNLNKHLKIHTGEKPFECSVCEKRFYTSSNLTQHQQIHTGEKAFKCAVCKKRFKSFRYLLQHQAKHAGEKMPNTLD